One stretch of Ipomoea triloba cultivar NCNSP0323 chromosome 8, ASM357664v1 DNA includes these proteins:
- the LOC116027916 gene encoding uncharacterized protein LOC116027916, with protein MGESFTIQISSNLVKQLADDGEKLKKRSKKPKPKTPPKGTHASQANAQQKPFSEDPDMLKGRAPTGWPLQPALFAPVPPQQPAFAELDAIRSVLQDSEKVLVRLQKQEENMLQEVTQRAKDLHEKEFKLPEHKPIPCLEERDACAKCYKENEQNPLKCANAVQSFADCARRVKQLLSAADK; from the coding sequence ATGGGTGAATCGTTTACCATTCAGATTAGCAGTAACTTAGTGAAACAGCTTGCTGATGATGgtgagaaattgaagaaaagatCGAAGAAGCCTAAACCCAAGACACCTCCCAAAGGAACTCACGCTTCCCAAGCAAATGCACAGCAGAAGCCTTTTTCTGAAGATCCTGATATGCTCAAGGGGCGTGCTCCTACAGGATGGCCGCTTCAGCCGGCTTTGTTTGCGCCAGTTCCTCCACAGCAACCTGCATTTGCGGAGTTAGATGCCATCCGGTCTGTCCTTCAAGATAGCGAGAAGGTCTTGGTGAGGCTGCAAAAGCAGGAGGAAAACATGTTGCAGGAAGTAACGCAGAGAGCAAAGGATCTCCATGAGAAGGAATTCAAACTACCCGAACACAAGCCAATCCCGTGCTTGGAGGAGAGAGATGCCTGCGCAAAATGCTACAAGGAAAATGAGCAGAATCCCCTGAAATGCGCCAATGCAGTTCAAAGTTTTGCAGACTGTGCACGAAGAGTTAAGCAGCTGTTAAGCGCAGCAGATAAGTAG
- the LOC116027918 gene encoding uncharacterized protein LOC116027918 isoform X2 yields the protein MASTTRVTVLMVAAVVVLAATMTEAQIQQLPSCAHKLIPCVQYLNYTADRLLCCERLKYVMAHEVPCLCKFSRDNAMLSFSKVEGDGSRSAAKLPQECGVADTFPCNANGAGRMIERTAISSLLLLGVLLMML from the exons ATGGCGTCTACGACGAGAGTGACCGTGCTGATGGTGGCGGCAGTGGTGGTGTTGGCGGCGACCATGACGGAGGCACAGATCCAGCAACTTCCGTCGTGCGCTCATAAGCTGATCCCCTGCGTTCAGTACTTAAACTACACCGCGGACCGGCTGCTCTGTTGCGAAAGGCTGAAATACGTGATGGCTCACGAGGTTCCTTGTCTCTGCAAGTTTTCCAGAGATAATGCGATGTTGAGCTTCTCCAAAGTTGAAGGCGACGGCAGCAGATCGGCCGCTAAACTTCCTCAGGAATGTGGAGTCGCTGATACCTTCCCCTGCAACG CAAATGGTGCAGGGAGGATGATTGAGAGGACTGCAATTTCAAGCTTGCTACTATTGGGTGTTCTTTTGATGATGCTTTGA
- the LOC116027918 gene encoding uncharacterized protein LOC116027918 isoform X1, with protein sequence MMLDLTSFLECKNMASTTRVTVLMVAAVVVLAATMTEAQIQQLPSCAHKLIPCVQYLNYTADRLLCCERLKYVMAHEVPCLCKFSRDNAMLSFSKVEGDGSRSAAKLPQECGVADTFPCNANGAGRMIERTAISSLLLLGVLLMML encoded by the exons ATGATGCTCGATCTTACCAGTTTTCTGGA GTGTAAAAACATGGCGTCTACGACGAGAGTGACCGTGCTGATGGTGGCGGCAGTGGTGGTGTTGGCGGCGACCATGACGGAGGCACAGATCCAGCAACTTCCGTCGTGCGCTCATAAGCTGATCCCCTGCGTTCAGTACTTAAACTACACCGCGGACCGGCTGCTCTGTTGCGAAAGGCTGAAATACGTGATGGCTCACGAGGTTCCTTGTCTCTGCAAGTTTTCCAGAGATAATGCGATGTTGAGCTTCTCCAAAGTTGAAGGCGACGGCAGCAGATCGGCCGCTAAACTTCCTCAGGAATGTGGAGTCGCTGATACCTTCCCCTGCAACG CAAATGGTGCAGGGAGGATGATTGAGAGGACTGCAATTTCAAGCTTGCTACTATTGGGTGTTCTTTTGATGATGCTTTGA
- the LOC116027533 gene encoding lipid transfer-like protein VAS, whose amino-acid sequence MASTRVTVLLVVIVVLAATITTEAQQLPSCLQKLIPCFEYLNYTGELAPCCDGLKEVTANEVPCLCEFARAHGLLSYSKVVGDDLRSPYDLPRECGVSDTIPCNDDKDDDTDDAAPPPVVEHSTPNGAGRMIARTAISSLLLFSVLLMML is encoded by the exons ATGGCGTCTACGAGAGTGACCGTGCTGCTGGTGGTGATAGTGGTGTTGGCGGCAACGATAACAACGGAGGCGCAGCAGCTTCCGTCGTGTCTTCAGAAGCTGATCCCTTGCTTTGAGTACTTAAACTACACCGGGGAGCTAGCGCCCTGTTGTGACGGGCTGAAAGAAGTGACAGCTAACGAGGTTCCTTGTCTCTGCGAGTTTGCCAGGGCTCATGGGCTGTTGAGCTACTCCAAAGTTGTAGGCGACGATTTGAGGTCGCCCTATGATCTTCCCCGGGAATGTGGAGTCTCCGATACCATCCCCTGCAACGACGACAAAGACGACGACACCGACGATGCCG ctCCTCCTCCTGTGGTGGAACATTCTACACCAAATGGTGCAGGGAGGATGATTGCGAGGACTGCAATTTCAAGCTTGCTACTATTCAGTGTTCTTTTGATGATGCTTTGA
- the LOC116026778 gene encoding uncharacterized protein LOC116026778, which produces MASTTRVTVLMVVVAVVMAVTMTEAQQEQLPSCVQKLTPCFEYLNYTGELAPCCDALKEVMANEIPCLCQYARDNGLLSYSKVEDDDYRSPFDLPQECGVSDDIPCDDDNDGPPVVEHSKANGAGRMIARTAISSLLLFSVLWVML; this is translated from the exons ATGGCATCTACAACGAGAGTGACCGTGctgatggtggtggtggcagTGGTGATGGCGGTGACGATGACGGAGGCGCAGCAGGAGCAGCTTCCGTCGTGTGTTCAGAAGCTGACCCCCTGCTTTGAGTACTTAAACTACACCGGGGAGCTAGCGCCCTGTTGCGACGCGCTGAAAGAAGTAATGGCTAACGAGATTCCTTGTCTCTGCCAATATGCTAGGGATAATGGGCTGTTGAGCTACTCCAAAGTTGAAGACGACGATTACAGATCGCCCTTTGATCTTCCCCAGGAATGTGGAGTCTCTGATGACATCCCCTGCGACGACGACAACGACG gtCCTCCTGTGGTGGAACATTCTAAAGCAAATGGTGCAGGGAGGATGATTGCGAGGACTGCAATTTCAAGCTTGCTACTATTCAGTGTTCTTTGGGTGATGCTTTGA
- the LOC116026709 gene encoding lipid transfer-like protein VAS produces the protein MASMRVTMLMMVVAVVLAAAMTTEAQPQLPSCAEKLIPCVEYLNYTGELAPCCDGLKEVMANEVPCLCQFARDHGLMSYSKVEGDNPRSPYDLPQQCGVSDTIVCDANGAGRMIARTAISSLLLLGVLLMML, from the exons ATGGCGTCTATGAGAGTGACCATGCTGATGATGGTGGTGGCCGTGGTGTTGGCGGCAGCAATGACGACGGAGGCGCAGCCGCAGCTTCCGTCGTGCGCTGAGAAGCTAATCCCGTGCGTTGAGTACTTAAACTACACCGGAGAGCTGGCGCCCTGTTGCGACGGGCTGAAAGAAGTGATGGCTAACGAGGTTCCTTGTCTGTGCCAGTTTGCCAGGGATCATGGGCTGATGAGCTACTCCAAAGTTGAAGGCGACAACCCCAGATCGCCCTATGATCTTCCCCAGCAATGTGGAGTCTCCGATACCATCGTCTGCGACG CAAATGGTGCAGGGAGGATGATTGCGAGGACTGCAATTTCAAGCTTGCTACTATTGGGTGTTCTTTTGATGATGCTTTGA
- the LOC116027137 gene encoding lipid transfer-like protein VAS, translated as MGCGKVWTAMLVAVVMAVAMTTEAQQVPSCAMQLIPCADYLNATTKPPPSCCDPLKEAVTKELPCLCNLFKEQSLLKSLNINVTQAMELPKLCGIPGDITACNAPSPGSSPSPGASPSSIPPPATPGGDNNNGVAGGTPAIAISSLLVMAAAMLF; from the exons ATGGGTTGTGGGAAAGTGTGGACGGCGATGTTGGTGGCGGTGGTGATGGCGGTGGCGATGACGACGGAGGCCCAGCAGGTTCCGTCATGCGCTATGCAGCTGATCCCTTGCGCGGACTACCTAAACGCCACCACCAAGCCGCCGCCGTCCTGCTGTGACCCCCTCAAAGAAGCCGTGACTAAAGAGCTCCCTTGCCTCTGCAACTTGTTCAAGGAACAATCCCTCCTCAAGAGCTTAAACATTAATGTCACCCAGGCCATGGAACTGCCCAAGCTTTGTGGAATTCCCGGCGACATCACTGCCTGCAACG CTCCATCTCCGGGATCTAGTCCGTCTCCGGGAGCTAGTCCATCGTCCATCCCACCTCCag CAACACCGGGTGGAGATAATAATAATGGTGTGGCCGGCGGAACTCCGGCGATTGCTATTTCAAGCTTGTTGGTTATGGCTGCTGCGATGCTCTTTTGA
- the LOC116027691 gene encoding uncharacterized protein LOC116027691, whose product MAASLNFSLATAANFRRTTLPKRYTNFRTTIRCSGRVEWDPEGVLGPPQSGHIARLEFTTRLEKDKEAREAFERHVREEKERRRALRESRAIPDKVEDLVEYFLDTEAQEIEFEIARLRPRLNKDFFDHLKLELGKLRFAVSKTKDVEDRQIELESLQKALEEGTEAYDKMQADLVTARASLTMILTSKNVKATLLEMVEQNKINTPLLAILDENIASAHDSNQKEIAEYMEKIRAAVLKYITV is encoded by the exons ATGGCCGCATCGCTCAACTTCAGCCTCGCCACCGCCGCTAACTTCCGCCGCACTACGCTACCGAAACGCTACACCAACTTCCGTACCACAATCCGATGCTCCGGGAGGGTTGAATGG GATCCGGAAGGAGTTCTCGGGCCGCCGCAATCGGGCCATATCGCCCGACTGGAGTTCACGACTCGGCTTGAGAAGGACAAGGAAGCCAGAGAAGCATTCGAGCGCCATGTCCGCGAGGAGAAAGAGCGTCGCCGAGCTCTTCGTGAG TCGCGAGCTATCCCGGATAAGGTAGAGGATCTGGTTGAGTACTTTCTGGATACTGAAGCTCAGGAGATTGAATTTGAGATTGCACGATTGAGACCAAG ATTGAACAAAGACTTTTTTGATCACCTGAAACTTGAGTTGGGAAAGCTAAGGTTTGCTGTGTCAAAAACCAAG GATGTAGAAGACAGACAGATTGAACTTGAATCACTTCAAAAGGCATTGGAGGAAGGAACAG AAGCCTATGATAAAATGCAGGCAGATCTTGTTACAGCAAGGGCAAGCTTAACCATGATTTTGACCTCAAAGAATGTAAAAGCAACT CTACTGGAAATGGTTGAGCAGAACAAGATAAACACGCCCTTGCTGGCAATCCTCGATGAGAATATTGCAAGTGCCCACGATAGTAACCAG AAAGAAATAGCAGAATACATGGAAAAGATTAGAGCTGCTGTTCTCAAGTACATTACTGTTTAG
- the LOC116028030 gene encoding elongation factor G-2, chloroplastic-like, translating to MEMAAESVIRTSLASTASSFCNFHGSRTPARISNAAGSQHRRRRCSSRVQSLTSASLSEFFGSFQHRCALASKAPTFYQKRSQKSSFSIFAMAAADDGKRTVPLKDYRNIGIMAHIDAGKTTTTERILYYTGRNYKIGEVHEGTATMDWMEQEQERGITITSAATTAFWNKHRINIIDTPGHVDFTLEVERALRVLDGAICLFDSVAGVEPQSETVWRQADKYGVPRICFVNKMDRLGANFFRTIDMIVTNLGAKPLVIQIPIGSEDNFRGVVDLVRMKAIVWSGEELGAKFAYGDIPSELQDQAEEYRAEMIEAIVELDDEVMENYLEGVEPDEAAIKKLIRKGTISSTFVPVLCGSAFKNKGVQPLLDAVVDYLPSPIDLPPMKGSDPENPEVTIEKPASDDEPFTGLAFKIMADPFVGSLTFIRVYSGKLAAGSYVLNANKGKKERIGRLLEMHANSREDIKSAFTGDIVALAGLKDTITGETLCDPDSPVVLERMDFPDPVIKVAIEPKTKADIDRMAAGLVKLAQEDPSFHFSRDEETNQTVIEGMGELHLEIIVDRLRREFKVEANVGAPQVNYRESISKVSEVRYIHKKQSGGQGQFADITVRFEPLEAGSGYEFTSEIKGGVVPKEYIPGVMKGLEECMCNGVLAGYPVVDVRAVLVDGSYHDVDSSVLAFQLAARGAFREGMRKAGPQLLEPIMKVEVVTPEEHLGDVIGDLNSRRGQINNFGDKPGGLKVVDALVPLAEMFQYVSSLRGMTKGRASYTMQLAKFDVVPQHIQNKLATKQEAVAA from the exons ATGGAGATGGCCGCAGAGTCAGTAATTAGGACGTCACTGGCTTCCACTGCGTCTTCATTCTGCAACTTCCATGGCTCAAGAACGCCGGCGCGCATTTCTAACGCTGCCGGCTCCCAGCATCGGCGACGTCGCTGCAGCAGCAGGGTTCAGTCTCTCACTTCTGCTTCTCTGTCTGAATTCTTCGGAAGCTTTCAGCATAGGTGCGCCCTTGCTTCAAAGGCTCCAACTTTTTACCAGAAACGAAGCCAAAAGAGCAGTTTCTCCATCTTCGCTATGGCCGCCGCTGATG ATGGAAAGAGAACAGTGCCATTGAAGGACTACCGCAACATTGGAATTATGGCTCATATTGATGCCGGGAAGACGACTACGACTGAACGGATCCTCTACTATACTGGTAGGAACTATAAAATTGGTGAAGTACATGAGGGAACAGCCACAATGGACTGGATGGAACAGGAGCAGGAGAGGGGGATTACTATTACTTCTGCTGCAACTACTGCTTTTTGGAACAAACATCGGATTAACATAATTGATACTCCTGGCCACGTTGACTTCACCCTTGAAGTAGAACGAGCCCTCAGAGTTCTGGACGGTGCTATATGCTTGTTTGACAGTGTTGCTGGTGTGGAACCTCAGTCGGAAACTGTTTGGAGACAAGCTGACAAGTATGGAGTGCCTAGAATATGTTTTGTTAACAAAATGGATCGTCTAGGAGCAAATTTCTTCCGCACCATAGATATGATTGTAACAAACTTGGGTGCTAAACCACTTGTAATTCAAATTCCAATTGGTTCAGAGGATAACTTTCGAGGAGTTGTTGATCTTGTGAGGATGAAAGCTATAGTTTGGTCGGGGGAAGAATTAGGTGCTAAGTTTGCGTATGGGGACATTCCTTCTGAACTTCAAGACCAAGCCGAAGAGTATAGGGCAGAGATGATTGAGGCCATTGTTGAGTTGGATGATGAAGTGATGGAGAATTACCTGGAAGGAGTCGAACCTGACGAGGCAGCCATTAAAAAGTTGATTAGGAAGGGAACCATCTCTAGCACTTTTGTCCCAGTATTGTGTGGCTCAGCTTTTAAGAATAAGGGGGTTCAGCCATTGCTTGATGCAGTTGTGGATTATTTGCCTTCTCCTATCGACTTGCCACCAATGAAAGGGAGTGACCCCGAAAACCCAGAGGTGACCATTGAAAAACCTGCTAGTGATGATGAACCCTTTACTGGCCTGGCCTTCAAGATTATGGCCGATCCTTTTGTGGGGTCTCTCACATTCATAAGGGTATATTCGGGAAAGCTTGCTGCAGGGTCTTATGTTCTAAATGCaaacaaaggaaagaaagagagGATTGGCAGACTTCTGGAGATGCATGCTAATAGCAGAGAGGATATCAAATCAGCTTTTACTGGTGATATTGTTGCCCTTGCTGGCCTAAAAGATACAATTACTGGAGAAACATTGTGCGATCCTGACAGTCCAGTTGTGCTTGAACGGATGGATTTCCCTGATCCTGTTATAAAAGTTGCCATTGAACCCAAGACCAAAGCTGATATTGATAGGATGGCAGCTGGACTTGTCAAGCTTGCTCAAGAAGATCCATCTTTCCATTTCTCTCGTGATGAAGAGACTAATCAGACAGTCATTGAAGGAATGGGAGAATTACATCTTGAGATTATTGTTGATCGGCTCAGGAGAGAATTTAAG GTGGAGGCTAATGTCGGTGCCCCACAAGTTAACTATCGCGAGAGTATTTCCAAGGTCTCAGAAGTGAGATATATTCACAAGAAGCAGTCAGGTGGGCAAGGTCAGTTTGCTGATATAACTGTGAGGTTCGAACCCTTGGAAGCTGGTAGTGGATACGAATTCACAAGTGAAATCAAGGGAGGTGTAGTGCCAAAAGAATACATCCCGGGTGTGATGAAGGGACTAGAAGAATGCATGTGCAATGGAGTGCTAGCAGGCTACCCTGTTGTCGATGTTCGTGCGGTATTAGTTGATGGCTCTTACCATGATGTCGACTCGAGCGTTCTGGCATTCCAGTTGGCTGCCAGAGGGGCTTTCAGGGAAGGGATGAGGAAAGCCGGTCCACAATTGCTGGAACCCATAATGAAGGTTGAAGTTGTCACGCCAGAGGAGCATCTCGGAGATGTTATTGGTGACCTCAACTCAAGGCGAGGCCAGATCAACAACTTCGGAGATAAACCCGGTGGTCTCAAG GTAGTTGATGCATTGGTGCCACTAGCTGAGATGTTCCAATATGTGAGTAGCTTAAGAGGGATGACAAAAGGGCGTGCATCCTACACCATGCAATTAGCCAAATTTGATGTTGTCCCCCAACACATCCAGAATAAGCTTGCAACTAAGCAGGAAGCTGTTGCTgcctaa
- the LOC116027377 gene encoding hsp70-Hsp90 organizing protein 3-like, with protein sequence MADEAKGKGNAAFSAGNYAEAVRHFTEAISLAPTNHVLYSNRSAAYASLGNYSDALIDAQKTVELKPDWSKGYSRLGAAHLGLHSYDEAVAAYRKGLDVDPNNEALKSGLADAQSAQARSRGPSSSSPFGDAFSGPEMWARLTSDPTTRAYLQQPDFVKMMQDVQKNPNNLNLYLKDQRVMQAFGVLLGVKLQTRTPEDDAEMPEASPERKRPADSEPAKGKRPEPTPQPEPEPEPMEVSGEEKDIKEKKAQAQKEKEAGNAAYKKKDFETAIQHYSKALELDDEDISFLTNRAAVYLEMGKYEECIKDCDKAVERGRELRSDFKMIARALTRKGTALVKMAKCSKDFEPAIETFQKALTEHRNPDTLKKLNEAEKAKKDLEQQESFDPQVADEEREKGNQFFKEQKYPEAVKHYSESIRRNPKDPRAYSNRAASYTKLGALPEGLKDAEKCIELDPTFAKGYTRKGAVQFFMKEYEKALETYQEGLKHDPQNPELLDGVKRCVEQINKATRGDLTPEELKERQAKAMQDPEIQNILTDPVMRQVLVDFQENPKAAQEHMKNPLVMNKIQKLVSAGIVQVR encoded by the exons ATGGCAGACGAAGCTAAGGGAAAAGGAAACGCGGCGTTCTCCGCCGGAAACTATGCCGAGGCCGTGCGCCACTTCACGGAGGCGATCAGCCTCGCGCCGACTAATCACGTCCTCTATTCCAACAGATCCGCCGCCTATGCCTCCCTCGGAAACTACTCCGATGCCCTAATCGACGCTCAGAAGACTGTCGAGCTCAAGCCGGATTGGTCTAAAGGATACTCTCGGCTCGGCGCGGCTCATTTAGGTCTCCACAGCTACGACGAAGCGGTTGCGGCTTATAGGAAGGGTCTCGATGTCGACCCGAATAACGAGGCGTTGAAATCGGGCCTGGCCGATGCGCAGTCTGCGCAGGCCCGATCTCGTGGCCCGTCGTCGTCGAGTCCGTTCGGCGATGCGTTTTCCGGGCCGGAGATGTGGGCGAGGTTGACCAGTGATCCGACCACGCGGGCGTACTTGCAGCAGCCGGATTTCGTTAAGATGATGCAGGATGTTCAGAAAAACCCTAACAATTTGAATCTGTATTTGAAGGACCAGAGAGTAATGCAGGCGTTTGGTGTTTTGTTGGGCGTGAAATTGCAGACTAGGACACCGGAGGACGATGCGGAGATGCCTGAAGCCTCGCCGGAGAGAAAGCGGCCGGCTGATTCAGAGCCTGCTAAGGGAAAACGCCCTGAACCTACTCCACAGCCGGAGCCCGAGCCAGAGCCCATGGAAGTATCAGGGGAGGAGAAGGATATTAAGGAGAAGAAGGCGCAGGCACAGAAGGAGAAGGAAGCTGGCAATGCAGCATacaagaagaaggattttgagACTGCTATTCAGCACTATTCAAAAGCCCTGGAACTTGATGATGAGGATATTTCCTTCCTTACCAATAGGGCTGCTGTGTACTTGGAGATGGGAAAG TATGAAGAATGCATCAAGGATTGTGATAAAGCAGTTGAGAGGGGAAGAGAGCTTAGATCCGACTTTAAGATGATTGCCAGGGCTTTGACAAGAAAGGGTACTGCCTTAGTGAAGATGGCAAAATGCTCAAAGGACTTCGAACCTGCTATTGAGACTTTCCAGAAAGCTCTCACAGAACATCGTAACCCAGACACCTTAAAGAAGCTCAATGAAGCTGAGAAAGCTAAGAAAGATTTAGAGCAGCAAGAGTCGTTTGATCCACAGGTAGCAGATGAAGAGCGTGAGAAAG GTAACCAATTCTTCAAGGAACAGAAGTACCCAGAGGCAGTCAAGCACTATTCAGAATCTATAAGAAGGAATCCCAAGGATCCTAGG GCATATAGCAATAGGGCTGCCAGCTACACTAAGCTTGGAGCATTACCCGAGGGGCTTAAAGATGCTGAAAAATGCATTGAGCTTGATCCCACATTTGCAAAGGGTTACACTAGGAAGGGTGCGGTTCAGTTCTTCATGAAAGAATATGAAAAAGCTTTGGAAACTTATCAGGAGGGCTTGAAGCATGATCCTCAGAACCCAGAATTACTAGATGGTGTTAAGAG GTGTGTTGAACAAATAAACAAGGCAACCCGTGGTGATCTGACTCCGGAGGAGCTCAAGGAGAGACAG GCCAAGGCAATGCAGGACCCAGAAATCCAAAATATTCTAACTGATCCAGTAATGAGACAG GTACTTGTGGATTTCCAAGAGAATCCTAAAGCTGCACAAGAACACATGAAGAACCCTCTTGTGATGAACAAGATCCAAAAATTGGTCAGTGCTGGAATCGTTCAAGTCCGATAA
- the LOC116027535 gene encoding vacuolar-processing enzyme beta-isozyme, whose protein sequence is MAEFGSSLVLLLLLVVIACQLPSLEAGRSRKPSWDPLIRRPVDRKDDESPKDESQGTRWAVLVAGSNGYGNYRHQADVCHAYQILKRGGVKDENIVVFMYDDIAYSAMNPRKGVIINHPNGSDVYAGVPKDYTGDQVTAANLYAVLLGDKEGVRGGSGKVVDSKADDRIFIYYTDHGGPGVLGMPNLPHLYADDFIDVLKKKHSAGTYKEMVIYVEACESGSFFEGMMPEDLNIYVTTASNAEESSWGTYCPGSEPAPPPEYITCLGDLYSVAWMEDSESHNLMEETIERQYENVKLRTSNYNDFEGGSHVMEYGSRDIKSEKVYLYQGFDPATINLPGNQIGLTPKGVVNQRDADLLFMWERYKRMGDNAASKAELLKEITDTMLHRQHLDASIDSIGVHLFGPENGSNILKSVRKPGLALVDDWQCLKSMVRVFETHCGSLGQYGMKHMRAFANICNNNISQAAMEEACKNTCSQMKIVQYTHPNKVYSA, encoded by the exons ATGGCGGAATTTGGTTCATCgttggttcttcttcttcttctagtgGTCATCGCTTGTCAGCTTCCAAGTCTTGAGGCCGGCCGGAGCAGGAAGCCCAGCTGGGACCCACTAATCCGGCGGCCGGTGGACCGGAAAGATGACGAATCACCGAAGGATGAATCTCAGGGTACCAGGTGGGCTGTTCTTGTGGCGGGTTCAAACGGCTACGGCAATTATCGCCACCAG GCTGATGTGTGCCATGCATACCAAATCTTGAAAAGAGGTGGGGTGAAGGACGAGAACATAGTAGTTTTCATGTACGATGATATAGCATACAGCGCAATGAATCCCAGAAAAGGAGTCATCATTAACCACCCAAACGGCTCCGATGTCTACGCCGGTGTGCCCAAG GATTACACCGGCGACCAAGTGACGGCTGCGAATTTGTACGCCGTCCTGCTCGGCGACAAGGAGGGTGTGAGGGGTGGGAGTGGAAAAGTGGTTGACAGCAAAGCTGATGATAGGATTTTCATCTATTATACCGACCATGGAGGTCCAGGAGTTCTTG GGATGCCCAATTTGCCTCATCTTTATGCCGATGATTTCATTGATGTGTTGAAGAAAAAGCATTCTGCAGGCACCTACAAAGAGATG GTTATATATGTTGAAGCGTGCGAGAGTGGGAGCTTTTTCGAGGGCATGATGCCGGAAGACTTGAACATTTACGTGACAACAGCCTCGAATGCAGAGGAGAGCAGCTGGGGAACATACTGCCCGGGATCAGAACCTGCACCCCCACCTGAATACATTACATGCCTAGGAGATTTGTATAGTGTTGCTTGGATGGAGGATAG TGAATCTCACAATCTTATGGAAGAAACAATCGAACGACAGTACGAGAAT GTGAAGCTAAGAACTTCCAACTACAATGACTTCGAGGGTGGATCTCACGTGATGGAGTATGGAAGCCGGGACATCAAATCGGAGAAGGTCTATTTGTACCAAGGATTCGACCCCGCCACCATCAATCTCCCCGGAAACCAGATTGGCCTTACACCAAAAGGCGTCGTTAACCAGAGAGACGCGGATCTTCTGTTCATGTGGGAAAGG TACAAGAGGATGGGAGACAATGCAGCGAGCAAGGCTGAACTCCTGAAGGAGATAACCGATACAATGCTGCACAGACAACACCTCGATGCAAGCATCGACAGCATCGGGGTACATTTGTTTGGCCCAGAAAACGGATCCAACATCCTTAAATCGGTTCGCAAGCCAGGTTTAGCTCTTGTTGATGATTGGCAGTGCCTCAAATCAATG GTTAGGGTTTTTGAGACACATTGCGGGTCATTGGGGCAATACGGGATGAAACACATGAGAGCTTTTGCGAACATATGCAACAATAACATATCTCAAGCTGCCATGGAAGAAGCCTGCAAGAACACATGCAGCCAGATGAAGATAGTGCAATATACTCATCCAAACAAAGTTTATAGTGCttga
- the LOC116027536 gene encoding auxin-responsive protein SAUR36-like, with amino-acid sequence MKNPVSVFRRFFGRKGRRVMGFVKRNVGFIRVGPAEEEASVPPAGHLAVYVGEAEGATCRVVVPVFYFNHPLFANLLREAETVYGFDHPGGIQIPCRISEFENVKSRIAAAAAGGARRS; translated from the coding sequence ATGAAGAATCCGGTGAGTGTTTTCCGGCGGTTTTTTGGGCGGAAAGGGCGGAGGGTGATGGGTTTTGTGAAACGGAACGTGGGGTTTATCCGGGTGGGGCCGGCGGAGGAGGAGGCGAGTGTGCCGCCGGCGGGACACTTGGCGGTGTACGTGGGGGAAGCGGAGGGCGCCACGTGTAGGGTGGTGGTGCCGGTGTTCTATTTCAACCACCCGCTGTTCGCGAATCTTCTAAGGGAGGCGGAGACGGTTTACGGGTTCGATCACCCCGGCGGGATCCAGATTCCGTGTAGGATATCGGAGTTTGAGAACGTGAAATCAAGAATCGCCGCCGCAGCCGCCGGCGGGGCCCGCCGGAGCTAG